A stretch of Microbulbifer bruguierae DNA encodes these proteins:
- the ppsA gene encoding phosphoenolpyruvate synthase, translated as MTTYTIDFAKLGMADVDKVGGKNASLGEMISSLSGAGVSVPGGFATTADAFREFLAGAQLDTRIAERLQGLDVEDVIALAAAGDEIRNWLLDTPFPAQLEAEIRSGYEALGGGETAVAVRSSATAEDLPDASFAGQQETFLNIRGIDAVLQAVKEVFASLYNDRAIAYRVHTGYADVGVALSAGIQHMVRSETGASGVMFTLDTESGFRDVIFITAAYGLGETVVQGAVNPDEFYLYKPALDAGRPAILRRNRGSKAIKMVYDQSGECGRSVKTVQVAEADRLRFSLSDTELTDLAIQARRIEEHYQRPMDIEWAKDGDTGKLFIVQARPETVRSRDTGTSIERYKLHERSDILCEGRAIGQRIGAGRVRVLESVEDMAKMQDGEVLVTDMTDPDWEPVLKKASAIVTNRGGRTCHAAIIARELGIPAVVGCGDATEKLSTGTPVTVTCAEGDAGFVMAGELDFERSLTEVSDMPDLPFKIMLNVGNPDRAFAFSNLPNQGVGLARLEFILNRMIGIHPKALLELDKLPMDLQKNIRNRIGGYASPEEFIVEKLVEGISTLAAAFAPNRTIVRLSDFKSNEYAHLVGGQMYEPSEENPMLGFRGASRYRSKDFRECFALECRALKKVRDEMGLTNVEIMVPFVRTPDEARQVVELLEQNGLKRGENGLKVIMMCELPSNALLADEFLQYFDGFSIGSNDLTQLTLGLDRDSGLVAELFDERDPAVKMLLSRAIQACKNAGKYVGICGQGPSDHKDFAQWLMEEGIDSVSLNPDTAVDTWLYLANSQA; from the coding sequence TTGACCACTTACACCATCGATTTCGCGAAGCTGGGCATGGCGGATGTCGACAAGGTCGGCGGCAAAAACGCATCCCTGGGGGAAATGATTTCCTCCCTTTCCGGGGCCGGAGTCAGTGTTCCGGGCGGCTTTGCCACTACCGCGGACGCTTTTCGCGAATTTCTCGCCGGTGCACAGCTGGATACCCGTATCGCTGAGCGACTGCAGGGTCTGGATGTTGAGGACGTTATTGCGCTGGCCGCCGCCGGTGACGAAATTCGCAACTGGCTGCTAGACACCCCATTTCCCGCACAGCTGGAGGCGGAAATTCGCTCTGGCTACGAGGCTCTTGGCGGCGGTGAGACCGCTGTAGCGGTGCGCTCCTCCGCAACCGCGGAAGATCTGCCAGATGCGTCTTTCGCCGGTCAGCAGGAAACCTTCCTGAATATCCGCGGCATCGACGCGGTACTGCAGGCGGTCAAAGAGGTCTTTGCCTCCTTGTACAACGACCGTGCAATCGCTTACCGGGTACACACTGGCTACGCGGACGTAGGCGTGGCCCTGTCTGCGGGTATCCAGCACATGGTGCGCAGTGAAACCGGTGCCTCCGGGGTAATGTTCACACTGGATACCGAAAGCGGTTTCCGCGATGTGATTTTCATTACCGCAGCCTACGGTCTCGGTGAGACGGTAGTACAGGGGGCGGTGAATCCGGACGAATTCTACCTGTACAAGCCGGCCCTGGATGCCGGGCGCCCGGCCATCCTGCGCCGCAATCGCGGAAGCAAGGCAATCAAGATGGTTTACGACCAGAGCGGCGAATGTGGCCGTTCCGTCAAAACCGTGCAGGTGGCGGAAGCGGATCGCCTGCGCTTTTCCCTGAGCGACACCGAGCTTACAGATCTGGCCATTCAGGCTCGCCGTATCGAAGAACACTACCAGCGCCCGATGGACATTGAATGGGCTAAAGACGGTGATACTGGCAAGCTGTTTATTGTCCAGGCGCGTCCGGAGACCGTGCGCTCCCGCGATACCGGCACCAGTATCGAGCGTTACAAGTTGCATGAGCGTAGCGATATCCTCTGCGAGGGCCGGGCTATCGGTCAGCGCATCGGCGCCGGTCGCGTGCGGGTGTTGGAGTCCGTTGAGGACATGGCCAAAATGCAGGACGGTGAGGTGCTGGTCACCGACATGACCGACCCGGATTGGGAGCCGGTACTAAAAAAAGCCAGTGCGATTGTGACCAACCGCGGTGGCCGTACCTGTCACGCGGCGATCATCGCGCGCGAGCTGGGTATTCCCGCCGTAGTGGGTTGTGGCGATGCCACTGAAAAGCTGTCCACCGGTACACCGGTTACCGTCACCTGTGCCGAAGGCGATGCGGGCTTCGTCATGGCAGGTGAGCTTGACTTCGAGCGTTCGCTCACCGAAGTCAGCGATATGCCGGATCTGCCGTTTAAAATCATGCTGAATGTCGGTAACCCGGATCGCGCCTTTGCCTTCTCCAACCTGCCGAACCAGGGTGTCGGACTTGCGCGACTGGAGTTTATCCTGAACCGCATGATCGGCATTCACCCCAAGGCACTGCTGGAGCTGGACAAGCTGCCGATGGATCTGCAAAAGAACATCCGCAACCGCATCGGTGGCTACGCGTCTCCAGAAGAGTTTATCGTCGAAAAGCTTGTGGAGGGCATCTCCACCCTGGCGGCGGCCTTTGCCCCCAACCGCACGATCGTGCGCTTGTCGGACTTCAAGTCGAACGAGTACGCGCACCTGGTCGGCGGGCAGATGTACGAGCCCAGTGAAGAAAACCCCATGCTGGGCTTCCGCGGCGCTTCGCGTTATCGCTCCAAGGACTTCCGCGAGTGCTTTGCGCTGGAATGCCGTGCACTGAAAAAGGTGCGCGACGAAATGGGGCTCACCAATGTAGAAATCATGGTGCCTTTCGTGCGCACACCGGACGAGGCGCGTCAGGTTGTCGAGCTGTTGGAACAGAACGGTCTGAAACGTGGAGAGAATGGCCTCAAGGTCATCATGATGTGCGAACTCCCGTCCAATGCCTTACTGGCGGACGAGTTCCTGCAATATTTCGACGGTTTTTCCATCGGTTCCAATGACCTGACCCAGCTGACGCTGGGGCTGGACCGTGATTCCGGCCTGGTGGCGGAACTGTTTGATGAGCGTGACCCAGCGGTGAAAATGCTGCTGTCCCGCGCCATCCAGGCCTGTAAAAATGCCGGTAAATATGTCGGTATCTGTGGCCAGGGGCCGTCAGATCACAAGGACTTTGCGCAGTGGTTGATGGAAGAGGGGATCGACAGTGTTTCCCTGAACCCGGACACCGCGGTGGATACCTGGCTGTATCTGGCGAACTCTCAGGCGTAA